One Formosa agariphila KMM 3901 genomic window, ATTGGGCCAGCATTGTCAATAAAGGATTTTAGATGATTAAACTGTTGCTTAGCTTCGGTTTCTTCGCTTAGTGAAATGAGTAAGCCGTCTACTAACCCATTTTCTAGCATATGTATAGAAGCTATTTCTTTTTCTAATTTACTATGAGAAACTATTGCAATCACATTATAACCTTTGTCGTTAGCCACTTGTTCTATACCACTAAATGTTTTTACGAAAAAAGGATTTAATATGGAAGGCATGATAACACCTATAGTTTTGGTCTTTTTATTTAATAGACTCAAAGCAATACTATTAGGTCTGTAGTTGTGTGTGTATGCGTATTCTTGAATTTTTAATTTAGTAGCATTACTAATTTCATGACTATCTTTTAAAGCTTTAGATACGGTAGCTATGGATACATTAAAAGTGTTAGCAATTTGCTTTAATGTGATGCGTTGTTTCATAGTGTATTTAAATTTGTAAAATTGAAACTGTAAAGCGTGAGTCTTATTGTAAAAGTATAAAAATAGCCTACATCTTTAACGTTTTAATATTATTATAAAATAAGTCTTCGCTGAAAATATTGTAACGCAGGTGTTTAATTAAATTAATTTTAAAAAAGAGGCAAACGACTCATTCTTTAATAAAATCAAACATATCTAGTAAAATAGTAGTAAGATTAGTTGTTTAGGTAATTTTTTTTATATTAAATTTACAGCCGTATAAAAATTGAGATTAAAACCTATATTAGATTTTAATTTTTTATAAATTATTTTGGTTAAGTTACTTAGCCATTAAATAGAAGTGATGCCAAATAAAATAAAACTTTTTATATTTACTTTCTTATTAATAGGTGCCGTGTCTATTGCTCAAACTAATATTGATGCTCCAGACGGTCCTCCGTTACCAGGAGCTCCAAATCCTCCAGGACTTCCTATAGATGGTGGTTTAGTTATTCTTATGGCAG contains:
- a CDS encoding PID-CTERM protein-sorting domain-containing protein → MPNKIKLFIFTFLLIGAVSIAQTNIDAPDGPPLPGAPNPPGLPIDGGLVILMAAGAYYGVKKSIK